A window from Triticum aestivum cultivar Chinese Spring chromosome 6D, IWGSC CS RefSeq v2.1, whole genome shotgun sequence encodes these proteins:
- the LOC123141330 gene encoding protein SRG1 codes for MVHQDQGKLVQVVAADVGLVAPPSRYVLSKENRPTTVAQQAKLVIPIVDVSRLAMPDDVEEAAKLRSALQSWGLFVVTGHGMSKEFLDEILEATRKFFHLPLEEKQKCSNVIDGVKFQNEGYGIDRIDSDEQILDWCDRLWLQLQPEDERRLQFWPQNLRHLLHEYTLESGRVTMDVLKAMAKLLNQEEGFFINMVGERFKSYSRFTYYPPCPRPDLVNGLKPHTDNSVITLLLMDKDVSGLQVLKDGHWVDVPVLGNDLLVVVGEGMEIVSNAIFKAPWHRVVTSANKERLSLAMFYQPEPERIIGPPGVLVHEKRPAMFKKCLVQTLADGYWDAFAAGDRTVDFLNVRINAEADAELEGRAVVANN; via the exons ATGGTTCATCAGGATCAGGGAAAGCTGGTGCAGGTGGTGGCCGCGGACGTTGGACTTGTGGCACCGCCGAGCAGGTACGTGCTAAGCAAGGAGAACCGGCCGACCACTGTCGCTCAGCAAGCCAAGCTGGTTATCCCCATCGTGGACGTGAGCCGTCTGGCCATGCCCGACGATGTTGAGGAGGCGGCCAAGCTTCGCTCTGCGCTGCAGTCATGGGGCCTCTTTGTGGTGACCGGCCATGGCATGTCAAAGGAGTTCCTCGACGAGATCCTCGAGGCGACGAGGAAGTTCTTCCACCTGCCGCTGGAGGAGAAGCAGAAGTGCAGCAACGTGATCGACGGTGTCAAGTTCCAGAACGAAGGGTACGGCATCGACCGCATCGACTCCGATGAGCAGATCCTCGACTGGTGTGACCGGCTCTGGCTCCAGCTCCAGCCGGAGGACGAGAGGCGGCTCCAGTTCTGGCCACAAAATCTAAG GCATCTCCTACATGAGTACACCTTAGAGAGTGGGAGAGTGACCATGGATGTGCTGAAGGCCATGGCAAAGCTTCTGAACCAGGAGGAAggcttcttcatcaacatggtGGGTGAGAGGTTCAAGTCATACTCGAGGTTTACCTACTACCCTCCCTGCCCACGCCCGGACCTCGTAAACGGGCTGAAGCCGCACACCGACAACTCCGTCATCACACTCCTCCTCATGGACAAGGATGTCAGCGGCCTCCAGGTGCTCAAGGACGGCCACTGGGTTGATGTCCCCGTGCTCGGTAATGACCTGTTGGTCGTCGTAGGCGAGGGCATGGAG ATTGTCAGCAATGCAATCTTCAAGGCACCATGGCACCGTGTGGTGACGAGTGCTAACAAGGAGAGGCTGTCACTGGCGATGTTCTACCAGCCGGAGCCGGAGAGGATCATAGGGCCGCCGGGGGTGCTGGTTCATGAGAAGCGCCCGGCCATGTTCAAGAAGTGCCTGGTCCAGACCTTGGCCGATGGATACTGGGATGCGTTTGCAGCGGGAGATCGCACCGTCGACTTCCTCAATGTCAGGATCAATGCTGAGGCCGACGCCGAACtggaggggcgcgcagtggttgcAAACAACTAA